The Cyclobacteriaceae bacterium DNA segment AGTGCGTTCCATACCAATTATGGTAGCCATGGTTACATCGTTATAACCTGCGCCATCGCAATTAAAATTGAAGACGGTTTTATTCAGCGGTACTACCGGATTTTCTGAATAATACTTACTTCCCAACAACCCCTTCTCTTCACCAGTAAGTGCGATAAACAATACCGAACGCTTGGGTGGATACTGAGCCAGATACTTGGCCGTAGAAATCAAGCCCACCACACCAATGGCATTATCGCGTGCGCCATTAAAAATAGAATCTTTGTCAGGCTGCGCATTTTTCTGCACACCCACATGATCAAGGTGGGCTGATACCACCAGGTATTCACCCTTCAGTTTCGGATCAGTACCTTCAATCATGCCGATTACGTTGCGTGAAGGAACATCAATTTTCTTAACACCTTGGATGCTAAGCGAACCGTTTAAGGCTCCGTCTTTGATTTTTTTCAAACTCTCAAACTCACCATCTTTTAACCATAAATGAGGAGCCGGATTATCGCCACCCGTCTTCACTTTTGTGGTTACATTACCGGCAAAGTAGTTCACCAATGCAGGCCAGGGAATTTGCGGAGAGGCAAATATTTCAACCAATCCAGCTGCACCGGCCTTAACAGCATCATTGTATTTTCCACCGGCAGCCGTGAAAATAGCCATGGCATTTCCTCCACTATCCTTCGTACCCGCTAACGCGATTACGAGTTTATCTTTCACATTAGCTTTTTCCAATTCTTCAGGCGAACCATATCCGGCAAATACAACTTCACCTTTCCAACTCATGTTAGTGCCTTCAAACAAAATGAATTGATCCTTAAACTTAAATACATCCGATCCTAAAGAAAATTCACCACCTGTTGCCGGATGTGAATCCTGCAAAGGAACGGATTGAAAATAACTGCTTTGACCAGGTGCTGGCTTTAAGCCAAATATTTTGTACTGCGCAGCAACATAGTTGGCTGCTATTTCAAATTCAGGCGAACCGGTATCACGGCCGCGCATTTCATCGGAAGCCAAAAAAGTTAAATGCGCTTCTACTTCAGATTGTGTAACCAAACGCGTTACATCTGCAACCGGATTACCTTTTTGTGCGTGTACGGCCGCTCCTATGAGGAGCAAAAAATACAGTAAGTGATTTTTTAGTTTCATATAGTTGTTAGTTGAGGGTTAGTTTCTATTATAAAGTTTTTTACCAGCTGCTTCATATTTATCATCCTTTACCCAGAACGGTGGTGTAGGTTCATTGGCCAGCAACGTTACAGCATACACAAATGTGCGGTAGAATTTTGTCAGGTATTCAAAATCAAGTGTTGATACTTCATCGGCCTGTCGGTGGTAGTACTTTCTGATTTCATCATCCATTTTAGCCAAACCGGGTTGAAGCTTTATGGCCGGAACACCTTTCGATGCAAATGAAACCTGATCAGAACGATCGTAGAAACCTTCTTTCGGATCAGGATCACCACCAAGACCAAGACCAAAAGGCTTGATCGCTTTTTTAACCACCTCATCAGCTGTTGTCCGGCCCAGACTTATGCTGGTTATGATCGACTTATCATTATACCCCACCCCATCGCAGTTAATGTTCAACACGTGTTTTTCCAAAGGCACCAGCGGATGATCAGCATACCAACGACTTCCCAGTAATCCTTTCTCCTCCGATGTTACGGCTACCAACAAAACGGATCGTTTGGTTGGGTATTGTGCCAGGTACTTTGCGGTTTGCAACAAAGCCACGGTACCGATCGCGTTATCGCGTGCTCCATTGAAAATAGTATCCTGACTTCCGGCTGAGGGCTTACCCACACCAATATGATCATAGTGCGCGGTAACAATCACATACTCATCTTTTAACTTCGGATCTGTTCCTTCAATTAGTCCCACTACATTTCTTCCTTCTATCAGTTCGCGCTTCAATCCGGAGATTGAAAGCTTGCCGGTGTACGTTTCACCTTCTTTGAAATTGATTTTTTTTACATCTGCTGGTTTTAGCCAAACGTGTGGTATGGTTGAACCTGCTGATTTAAGTCCCCAACGCGGACCACCCATGAAAAAATTTGCAAGCGCTGGAAACGGGAACTGAGAAAAAGTCAAAAACTCAACAAGTCCTGCTCCTCCACGTGCTTTCACTTCGGCATACTTACCTGTGCTGGCACTGAAAATCTTATTGACATTATCCGCATCTTTTGAACCTGCCAGGGCCAATACCATTTTCCCCTTGATATCCATCTTATCAAGTTCGTCATTCGAACCATATCCAACGTACACGAATTCACCGTTCCATGAGATATCAGCACCATCAATTATCACCAGGCTTTCTTTAATTTGAAAGCTTTCATTACCCACTTCAGCTGAAGCTTCTGTTGCTGGGGTAAACCTTTCCAGGTCAACCGGCTGAAAAAACTGTTCAGCACCTGGTACTGTTTTCAAACCATGCTGGCGGAAATAATTGGCGATGTAGTTGCCCGCAATTTTTAACTCGGGCGATCCGGTATCGCGGCCACGCATTTCATCGGCTGCCAGAAAACCAAGGTGGGCCTCCACCTCAGGCTGACTAATAATTTTTGTAATTTCGGTAACCGGGTTTTTCTGACCCCATAATGTGATGGAGAAAATCAACCCCATCAAAACGAATGCATTTCTCATAATTGAAGCTTAAATCGAATTTTAAATATATCCTTTGAGACGGAAATAGGATAATAAAAAAGCGGAAAACCCGTAAGGCTTCCCGCTTTTTCGTCATAGGTTTAGGTTAATACCTAACGAAGGAACAAAAGTTCTCTGTATTTTACAAGAGGCCAGTCCTCATCATCTACCAAAAGTTCAAGTTTATCCACGGCATCGCGTATTTCTTCGAAATATTTTTCCTTTACATCATCGCAATACGCCAGGGCGCGCTTGTGGGTATCGGTAATTTTGTTGATTCGCTTGCGCTCCTCAATCATTTGGCGAACCCCGTTTTTAATAATGCTAATCAGCTCCGTGATTTCCTTTATGGTTTGAATAACAGCCTTATTATCAATTCCAAGACCTTTTAAACCGT contains these protein-coding regions:
- a CDS encoding M28 family peptidase; the protein is MKLKNHLLYFLLLIGAAVHAQKGNPVADVTRLVTQSEVEAHLTFLASDEMRGRDTGSPEFEIAANYVAAQYKIFGLKPAPGQSSYFQSVPLQDSHPATGGEFSLGSDVFKFKDQFILFEGTNMSWKGEVVFAGYGSPEELEKANVKDKLVIALAGTKDSGGNAMAIFTAAGGKYNDAVKAGAAGLVEIFASPQIPWPALVNYFAGNVTTKVKTGGDNPAPHLWLKDGEFESLKKIKDGALNGSLSIQGVKKIDVPSRNVIGMIEGTDPKLKGEYLVVSAHLDHVGVQKNAQPDKDSIFNGARDNAIGVVGLISTAKYLAQYPPKRSVLFIALTGEEKGLLGSKYYSENPVVPLNKTVFNFNCDGAGYNDVTMATIIGMERTTAEADLAKACQAFGLKAAVDPVPEQNLFERSDNYNFAVKGVPAITFAPGTKAFDADLMKYYHQPADEVGSLDFNYLVKYFRAYVYANILLANNPAAPTWKAGDKFEAESKKLYGK
- a CDS encoding M28 family peptidase; the encoded protein is MRNAFVLMGLIFSITLWGQKNPVTEITKIISQPEVEAHLGFLAADEMRGRDTGSPELKIAGNYIANYFRQHGLKTVPGAEQFFQPVDLERFTPATEASAEVGNESFQIKESLVIIDGADISWNGEFVYVGYGSNDELDKMDIKGKMVLALAGSKDADNVNKIFSASTGKYAEVKARGGAGLVEFLTFSQFPFPALANFFMGGPRWGLKSAGSTIPHVWLKPADVKKINFKEGETYTGKLSISGLKRELIEGRNVVGLIEGTDPKLKDEYVIVTAHYDHIGVGKPSAGSQDTIFNGARDNAIGTVALLQTAKYLAQYPTKRSVLLVAVTSEEKGLLGSRWYADHPLVPLEKHVLNINCDGVGYNDKSIITSISLGRTTADEVVKKAIKPFGLGLGGDPDPKEGFYDRSDQVSFASKGVPAIKLQPGLAKMDDEIRKYYHRQADEVSTLDFEYLTKFYRTFVYAVTLLANEPTPPFWVKDDKYEAAGKKLYNRN